A region of Paenimyroides aestuarii DNA encodes the following proteins:
- a CDS encoding RHS repeat domain-containing protein, whose amino-acid sequence MPQAHDQKKQVQPSGDALVTTDYVNGFQYVDNALKFFPHTEGYVEFENNQYLYTYQYKDHLGNVRLTYRDGFRNHPTLEYAKDGIIQVSEIIEKSDYYPFGLKQKGDDLPDYSIVNKYKYAYGGKELNDELGLDLYDFGARNYDAAIGRWLNVDPLAENSRRWTPYNYACNNPIYFVDPDGMQAVSNSQLNDLDDIIKINVDTGNVDIETKAGDDIVQFVDNKGTIKDEYKYGDNGSFKKDFQHTETKKGDIPINELKTNNFKKGDKLFDKIAQNSNIEWEYMTISQNGQYISTAMGNTGRYFNDGLSVGYAAHYFFNDMSNIYSNIGMKISSHEHNHPKFKNGLIADWPSSYHKKSRLVNQDAKKGDGVFARDLKENTKIVDPKINFFIRPKGANYKVKYDGVYPYTHVK is encoded by the coding sequence ATGCCACAGGCACACGATCAAAAAAAGCAAGTACAACCCAGCGGTGATGCGTTAGTAACTACCGATTATGTTAACGGATTCCAGTATGTAGATAATGCGTTAAAATTTTTTCCGCATACGGAAGGTTATGTAGAATTTGAAAATAATCAATACCTTTATACCTATCAATACAAAGATCATTTAGGAAACGTACGTTTAACATACCGTGATGGTTTTAGAAACCACCCTACGTTGGAATATGCAAAAGACGGGATTATACAAGTAAGCGAGATTATTGAAAAAAGCGATTATTATCCTTTTGGTTTAAAACAAAAAGGAGACGATTTACCTGATTACAGCATTGTAAACAAATATAAATATGCTTACGGCGGTAAAGAGTTAAACGATGAATTAGGATTAGATTTATACGATTTTGGTGCACGTAATTACGATGCTGCTATTGGTAGATGGTTGAATGTAGATCCGCTGGCGGAGAATTCAAGAAGATGGACACCTTATAACTATGCTTGTAACAACCCTATTTATTTTGTTGATCCTGATGGAATGCAAGCGGTTTCAAATTCTCAATTGAATGATTTAGATGATATAATTAAAATAAATGTAGATACTGGAAATGTAGATATAGAAACAAAAGCCGGGGATGATATTGTTCAATTTGTTGATAATAAAGGGACAATAAAAGATGAATATAAATATGGTGATAATGGTAGTTTTAAAAAAGATTTTCAACATACTGAAACAAAGAAAGGAGATATACCAATAAATGAACTAAAAACTAATAATTTTAAAAAAGGGGATAAACTATTTGATAAAATTGCACAAAATTCAAATATAGAATGGGAATATATGACAATTAGCCAAAATGGGCAATATATATCTACTGCTATGGGTAACACAGGTAGATATTTTAATGATGGACTGTCGGTTGGATATGCCGCTCATTACTTTTTTAATGATATGTCTAATATCTATTCAAATATAGGAATGAAAATTAGTTCCCATGAACACAATCACCCAAAATTCAAAAATGGATTGATAGCAGATTGGCCTTCATCATATCATAAAAAATCAAGATTAGTGAATCAAGATGCTAAAAAAGGAGATGGAGTTTTTGCCAGAGATTTAAAAGAAAATACAAAAATTGTTGATCCAAAAATTAATTTTTTTATAAGACCGAAAGGAGCTAATTACAAAGTAAAATATGATGGGGTATATCCGTACACACACGTTAAATAA
- a CDS encoding MarR family winged helix-turn-helix transcriptional regulator produces the protein MNYTLLRDVINLLEEFEKNGKHTKNDLSGFRDWLAGNIVGETSLEDVQWEGKEKGRSAESVINTLIVHLSRYAKTYSKAAIHNSEFSTQEDFIYLINLNAFGAMSKMQLIKKNIQDKPTGMQIINRLIDKGWVTQEDSEIDKRSKIIQISNKGKEALDAQMDKIRVATQIVTGNLDDNEKADLIRLLNKLDHFHQPIFQQNYDSSELLERVTEKYLSA, from the coding sequence ATGAATTACACATTATTAAGAGACGTAATCAACCTGCTGGAAGAGTTTGAAAAAAACGGCAAACATACAAAAAACGACCTGTCAGGTTTTAGAGATTGGCTTGCAGGAAATATTGTTGGTGAAACTTCGTTAGAAGATGTTCAGTGGGAAGGAAAAGAGAAAGGGCGCAGTGCAGAAAGCGTAATAAACACGCTAATTGTGCATTTAAGCAGGTATGCAAAAACCTATTCAAAGGCAGCAATTCACAATTCGGAATTTTCTACGCAAGAAGATTTTATATATTTGATTAACTTGAATGCTTTTGGAGCAATGAGCAAAATGCAGTTGATTAAAAAAAATATTCAAGACAAGCCAACAGGCATGCAAATTATCAATCGATTAATTGATAAAGGATGGGTAACACAAGAAGACTCTGAAATAGACAAACGCAGTAAAATTATTCAGATTTCCAACAAAGGAAAAGAGGCTTTGGATGCGCAAATGGATAAAATTCGTGTGGCCACTCAAATTGTTACAGGAAACTTGGATGACAACGAAAAAGCAGATCTTATTCGATTGTTGAATAAGTTGGATCATTTTCATCAACCTATTTTCCAACAAAATTACGACAGTTCGGAACTGTTAGAACGTGTAACCGAAAAGTATTTATCCGCATAA
- a CDS encoding CDGSH iron-sulfur domain-containing protein, producing MAQTKLTINDNGSVKIEGDFEIVDKNGNAYGLQGRTIVSICRCGLSKNKPFCDGAHKGHFEHNAIAFDLPPKKV from the coding sequence ATGGCACAAACAAAACTTACCATTAACGACAATGGATCGGTTAAAATTGAAGGAGATTTTGAAATAGTAGATAAAAACGGGAATGCTTACGGATTGCAAGGCAGAACGATAGTTTCAATTTGCCGCTGTGGATTATCTAAAAACAAACCTTTTTGCGACGGAGCACACAAAGGGCATTTTGAGCACAATGCCATTGCTTTTGATTTGCCGCCTAAAAAGGTGTAA
- a CDS encoding DUF3050 domain-containing protein, with amino-acid sequence MNAIASVNKAIEPLKKELIHHSLYKKITTIPHLQLFMQTHVYAVWDFMSLLKALQSQLTCTSSPWFASPNPQARYLINEIVLAEESDLSLDGKRLSHFEMYVQAMEKSDTDTRTLNLFLNNVQSTDVFSAIEKSNLHDHVKAFLEFTFQVIENGKSHEIAAAFTFGREDLIPSMFHHLLKELKEQFPEVDLSELIYYFERHIELDADEHGPMAFEMIDFLCGTDERKWQEVEQIAKIALQKRILLWNAIEEMIEKSS; translated from the coding sequence ATGAACGCAATTGCATCAGTAAATAAAGCTATTGAGCCTTTAAAGAAGGAGTTAATTCATCATTCGTTATACAAAAAAATCACAACTATTCCGCATTTGCAACTTTTTATGCAAACACATGTGTATGCTGTGTGGGATTTTATGTCGCTTTTAAAAGCACTGCAATCGCAGCTCACCTGCACGTCCAGTCCTTGGTTTGCGTCGCCTAATCCGCAAGCCCGCTACCTAATCAATGAGATAGTATTGGCCGAAGAATCGGATCTTTCTTTAGATGGAAAACGATTAAGTCATTTTGAAATGTATGTTCAAGCAATGGAGAAAAGCGATACAGATACACGAACTTTGAATTTGTTTTTAAACAACGTGCAATCAACCGATGTTTTTTCTGCTATTGAAAAAAGCAATTTACACGATCATGTTAAAGCTTTTTTAGAGTTTACCTTTCAAGTGATTGAAAATGGTAAATCGCACGAAATTGCAGCTGCTTTCACCTTTGGTAGAGAAGATTTAATTCCTTCAATGTTTCATCATTTATTAAAAGAATTAAAAGAACAATTTCCGGAGGTGGATTTATCAGAATTGATTTATTATTTTGAAAGACATATAGAGCTCGATGCTGATGAACACGGACCAATGGCTTTTGAAATGATTGATTTTTTGTGTGGAACCGACGAAAGAAAATGGCAAGAAGTAGAGCAGATTGCCAAAATTGCATTGCAGAAACGAATATTATTATGGAATGCAATCGAAGAAATGATAGAAAAGTCGTCTTAG
- a CDS encoding phytoene/squalene synthase family protein: MKKLFDELSQHVSKATTQKYSTSFSLGILALHPSIRPAIYGIYGFVRLADEIVDSFHDYDKAVLLKRLTEQTYQALDERIALNPILQSFQEAVHKYAIDRSLIDQFLHSMEMDLNKIDYNSDLYKEYILGSAEVVGLMCLKVFTEGKQDQYEELKPYAMKLGSAFQKVNFLRDLKDDYHVLGRTYFPNIEMNVFDNRIKAQIESEIAAEFKEALVGIKMLPAASKFGVYLAYRYYLCLFNKIKKSSAERILKERVRVHNGQKLGLAMTSYLQYKITAL; encoded by the coding sequence ATGAAAAAACTCTTTGACGAATTATCGCAACATGTAAGCAAAGCTACTACGCAAAAGTACAGCACCAGCTTTTCATTGGGCATTTTGGCATTGCACCCTTCCATTCGCCCTGCTATTTATGGTATTTACGGATTTGTTCGTTTGGCCGATGAAATTGTGGACAGTTTTCACGATTATGACAAAGCGGTTTTGTTGAAAAGACTTACCGAGCAAACCTATCAAGCTTTAGATGAGCGTATAGCATTAAACCCTATTTTGCAATCATTTCAAGAAGCGGTGCACAAATATGCAATTGATCGCAGTTTAATTGATCAATTTTTACACAGTATGGAAATGGATTTAAACAAAATAGATTACAATTCCGACTTGTATAAAGAATATATCTTAGGCTCGGCCGAAGTAGTAGGACTTATGTGCCTGAAAGTGTTCACCGAAGGCAAGCAAGATCAATACGAAGAATTGAAGCCTTATGCAATGAAATTGGGATCAGCGTTTCAAAAAGTGAATTTCTTAAGAGATTTAAAGGATGATTATCATGTTTTGGGCAGAACCTATTTCCCTAATATTGAAATGAATGTGTTTGACAACCGTATTAAGGCACAAATTGAATCCGAAATTGCTGCCGAATTTAAAGAAGCTTTAGTAGGAATCAAAATGTTGCCTGCAGCATCAAAATTTGGAGTGTATTTGGCATACAGATATTATTTGTGTTTGTTCAACAAAATTAAAAAAAGCTCCGCAGAACGCATTTTAAAAGAAAGAGTACGTGTGCATAACGGACAAAAATTAGGGCTTGCAATGAC
- a CDS encoding phytoene desaturase family protein: MSKRIAIIGAGFSGLSAAAYAAKAGNEVHVFEKHDQPGGRARQFTTDNGYTFDMGPSWYWMPDIIENFFSDFGYRTSDFYQLIALNPQFEMIFDDGNVAIPENYEEMKVLFEQLESGAANKLDHFMKAARYKYEVGMQEFVNKPCHSWWEFVSPKIAGSALKLNLLSNFRSYVAKYFKHPKLRALMEFPVIFLGASPKNIPALYSLMNYGGYALGTWYPLGGFYQLVLAMQKVAEAQGAKFHFNQNVERIITEENQAIGLKVNDEFIDFDTIIASSDYHHTESLLKNEEKNYNEDYWKQRIFAPSCLIYYLGLKRRVPNLKHHTLFFEHDLDAHIDTIYKNKSWPEKPLFYACCPSKTDPNVAPEGHENIFLLMPLATGIADDEQTRERYFKEMITRLEKHTGTKDLINDIDYKRSYCVSDFVQDYNAYQGNAYGLANTLNQTAVLKPAIQNKKIKNLLYTGQLTVPGPGVPPSIISGKIVAKEAHKVKIDEIKV; this comes from the coding sequence ATGTCAAAGAGAATAGCTATTATAGGAGCCGGTTTTTCGGGTTTATCAGCTGCCGCTTATGCTGCAAAAGCAGGTAATGAGGTGCATGTTTTCGAAAAGCATGACCAACCAGGAGGCCGAGCGCGACAATTCACTACCGATAATGGTTATACCTTTGATATGGGGCCAAGTTGGTATTGGATGCCGGATATCATTGAAAATTTCTTTAGTGATTTTGGTTATCGCACCTCCGATTTTTATCAACTAATTGCCCTAAACCCGCAATTCGAAATGATTTTTGACGATGGTAACGTAGCTATTCCTGAAAATTATGAAGAAATGAAGGTTCTGTTTGAACAGTTAGAATCGGGGGCTGCCAATAAATTGGATCATTTTATGAAAGCTGCCCGCTACAAATATGAAGTGGGTATGCAAGAATTCGTAAATAAACCTTGCCACAGCTGGTGGGAATTTGTTTCGCCTAAAATTGCAGGCAGCGCACTGAAACTTAACTTGCTGAGTAATTTTCGTTCCTATGTAGCGAAATATTTTAAGCACCCGAAGTTGCGTGCTTTAATGGAATTTCCGGTAATTTTCCTTGGTGCATCGCCCAAAAACATACCTGCTTTGTACAGTCTTATGAATTACGGTGGTTATGCATTAGGAACATGGTATCCGCTGGGTGGGTTTTATCAATTGGTATTGGCAATGCAAAAAGTAGCAGAAGCGCAGGGTGCAAAGTTTCATTTTAATCAAAATGTAGAGCGAATAATCACTGAAGAAAATCAGGCAATTGGTTTAAAGGTAAACGATGAATTTATTGATTTTGATACCATCATAGCTTCGTCTGACTACCACCATACAGAGTCTTTATTGAAAAACGAAGAGAAAAATTACAATGAAGATTATTGGAAACAACGCATTTTTGCTCCATCTTGTTTAATTTATTACTTGGGATTAAAGAGAAGAGTTCCAAATTTAAAACACCATACCTTGTTTTTTGAACATGATTTGGATGCACATATCGATACCATTTACAAAAATAAAAGTTGGCCTGAAAAACCGCTGTTTTATGCATGTTGTCCGTCTAAAACCGATCCAAATGTTGCGCCTGAAGGGCACGAAAATATTTTTTTGCTAATGCCTTTAGCAACAGGTATTGCCGATGATGAACAAACAAGAGAACGCTATTTTAAAGAAATGATAACTCGCTTGGAAAAACATACAGGTACAAAAGATTTAATAAACGATATCGATTACAAACGCAGTTACTGTGTAAGTGATTTTGTGCAAGATTACAACGCCTACCAAGGCAATGCTTACGGATTGGCAAATACGCTGAACCAAACCGCTGTTTTAAAACCGGCTATACAAAACAAAAAAATAAAGAATTTACTATACACCGGGCAATTAACCGTTCCGGGTCCAGGTGTGCCACCATCTATTATATCAGGAAAAATTGTGGCAAAGGAAGCGCATAAAGTGAAGATTGACGAAATAAAAGTCTAA